The following are from one region of the Actinoplanes sp. L3-i22 genome:
- a CDS encoding glycosyltransferase family 4 protein has product MSSSITQISPYYPPHLGGMERVVENLAVRLGRDHDVTVLTTTLGADGAPRRSADGRLRVRRHRSWEFAHTPISPGLLLGLLRTPRDTVLHLHSAHALIPEALAILARLRGQRFLLHFHLDVDSSGPLGRLLPYYKKHFFGRVMRAAAGVLVLTDSQADFVATAYRVPRERIHVIPNGVGEEHFRPPRRARAAGEPLRLLYVGRLSPQKNVTRLLDALARCTQPIQLTVIGDGEQRELLTAHAAALGLRDVTFAGSRLGAELRDAYAAADAFVLPSDREGMPLVALEAMASGLPIVATAVPGNIELLSGVAVLTEPDPVALAAGLDSVAADPVLFERLAARSAEVAASYTWSVVVERVKAAYAKALA; this is encoded by the coding sequence ATGAGCAGCAGCATCACGCAGATCTCGCCGTACTACCCGCCGCACCTGGGCGGGATGGAGCGGGTGGTGGAGAACCTCGCCGTCCGCCTCGGCCGGGACCACGACGTCACCGTGCTGACCACCACGCTCGGTGCGGACGGCGCCCCGCGCCGCTCGGCCGACGGCCGGCTGCGGGTGCGCCGGCACCGCTCGTGGGAGTTCGCGCACACCCCGATCTCGCCCGGTCTGCTGCTCGGTCTGCTGCGCACGCCCCGGGACACGGTGCTGCACCTGCACAGCGCGCACGCCCTGATCCCGGAGGCGCTGGCGATCCTGGCCCGGCTCCGCGGCCAGCGGTTCCTGCTGCACTTCCACCTGGACGTGGACTCGTCCGGGCCGCTGGGCCGGCTGCTGCCGTACTACAAGAAGCACTTCTTCGGCCGGGTGATGCGGGCCGCCGCCGGCGTCCTGGTGCTCACCGACAGCCAGGCCGACTTCGTGGCCACCGCGTACCGGGTGCCGCGCGAGCGGATCCACGTGATCCCGAACGGCGTCGGCGAGGAGCACTTCCGGCCGCCGCGCCGGGCCCGCGCCGCCGGTGAGCCGCTGCGCCTGCTGTACGTCGGCCGGCTCAGCCCGCAGAAGAACGTCACCCGCCTGCTCGACGCGCTGGCCCGCTGCACGCAGCCGATCCAGCTGACCGTGATCGGCGACGGCGAGCAGCGCGAGCTGCTGACCGCGCACGCGGCGGCGCTGGGCCTGCGCGACGTCACGTTCGCCGGGTCGCGGCTCGGGGCCGAGCTGCGCGACGCGTACGCCGCGGCCGACGCGTTCGTGCTCCCGTCCGACCGGGAGGGCATGCCGCTGGTCGCGCTCGAGGCGATGGCCTCCGGTCTGCCGATCGTGGCGACCGCGGTGCCCGGCAACATCGAGCTGCTCAGCGGCGTCGCGGTGCTCACCGAGCCGGACCCGGTGGCGCTCGCCGCCGGGCTGGACTCGGTCGCCGCCGACCCCGTGCTGTTCGAGCGCCTCGCGGCCCGCAGTGCCGAGGTGGCCGCGTCGTACACCTGGTCGGTGGTGGTCGAACGGGTGAAGGCCGCCTACGCCAAGGCGCTGGCATGA
- a CDS encoding serine hydrolase, translating into MLKRLAFVSAALAATIFAAQPAVAATQDPVRKDLAQLVDAGFPGALAVVRDEHGRVRKLTAGVGDIATGRPVPADGQVRLGSNTKTFVAVVMLQLVAEHRVRLDDPVEKYLPGILHGQQITVRQILQHTSGLPNYTEFLALDDLSLRYKHFEPQDLLDVALAHPNNFPAGTSWAYSNTNYIVAGLLVERVTGHTLESQIQKRVIQKAGLRHTYFPVDGETGIRERHPQGYLPLPTGELLDITDLDPSWGWAAGQMIGTPSDLNTFFSALIHGKLLPKAQLAEMEKTVPADLFPGAAYGLGLIRFPLSCGGVAWGHGGDIPGYETRTEVTADGRAASVAVTSLPQSEEAATQVLATVDDALCD; encoded by the coding sequence ATGCTGAAGCGTCTCGCGTTCGTCTCCGCGGCTCTCGCCGCCACCATTTTCGCCGCTCAGCCCGCCGTCGCCGCCACCCAGGACCCGGTCCGGAAGGATCTGGCGCAGCTGGTCGACGCCGGTTTCCCGGGCGCGCTGGCCGTGGTGCGGGACGAGCACGGGCGGGTCCGCAAGCTCACCGCCGGGGTCGGCGACATCGCCACCGGGCGGCCGGTGCCCGCCGACGGTCAGGTCCGGCTCGGCAGCAACACCAAGACGTTCGTCGCGGTGGTCATGCTGCAACTGGTCGCCGAGCACCGGGTGCGGCTGGACGACCCGGTGGAGAAGTATCTGCCGGGCATCCTGCACGGGCAGCAGATCACCGTCCGGCAGATCCTGCAGCACACCAGCGGCCTGCCGAATTACACCGAGTTCCTGGCGCTGGACGACCTCTCGCTGCGGTACAAGCACTTCGAGCCGCAGGACCTGCTCGACGTCGCGCTGGCCCACCCGAACAATTTCCCGGCCGGCACCAGCTGGGCGTACAGCAACACCAACTACATCGTCGCCGGGCTGCTGGTGGAGCGGGTCACCGGGCACACCCTGGAGTCACAGATCCAGAAGCGGGTGATCCAGAAGGCCGGGCTGCGGCACACGTACTTCCCGGTCGACGGCGAGACCGGGATCCGCGAGCGCCACCCGCAGGGCTACCTGCCGCTGCCGACCGGTGAGCTGCTCGACATCACCGACCTCGACCCGTCCTGGGGCTGGGCGGCCGGCCAGATGATCGGCACCCCGTCCGACCTGAACACCTTCTTCAGCGCCCTGATCCACGGGAAGCTGCTGCCCAAGGCCCAGCTCGCCGAGATGGAGAAGACCGTCCCCGCCGACCTGTTCCCCGGCGCCGCGTACGGTCTGGGCCTGATCCGCTTCCCGCTCAGCTGCGGCGGCGTGGCGTGGGGCCACGGCGGCGACATCCCCGGCTACGAGACCCGCACCGAGGTCACCGCGGACGGGCGGGCCGCGTCGGTCGCCGTCACCTCCCTGCCGCAGAGCGAGGAGGCCGCCACCCAGGTCCTGGCCACCGTCGACGACGCGCTCTGCGACTGA
- a CDS encoding glycosyltransferase family 4 protein produces MRILQVVNIGFEAGGAEKSVRLITDGLRARGHQVEVVATDMLADGHEIFADHLVPSISGSAPRRFAGYFWHGTAYRQVREIVDRFRPDCVHLHTHGEFSPAVLPATAGRPRLLTVHGPEDWTLNLLRWNLASATGRGGLSAGDRARYAYLRFVQRPAYRARLRHVDRILTPSRFFADSVADDVGTARTHVLPNGIPRTASPTPVRDSTHVLFVGRLEHVKGVDVLLRAFRQVVAEHPAARLTVVGDGADRARLEAENADLGVTFTGWLPAEGVAERVAASSVVVLPSLWPENFPTVALEALQAGRALVASRVGGLPELIGPDNGLLVPPGDPDALATALNMLLGRPEVLAGLGAGSAARAARYDADTFLDLLEHHYEEVCA; encoded by the coding sequence ATGCGGATCCTGCAGGTCGTCAACATCGGCTTCGAGGCCGGCGGCGCGGAGAAGAGCGTCCGCCTGATCACCGACGGGCTGCGCGCCCGCGGGCACCAGGTCGAGGTGGTCGCGACCGACATGCTGGCCGACGGGCACGAGATCTTCGCCGATCACCTGGTGCCGTCGATCAGCGGCTCGGCGCCCCGGCGGTTCGCCGGTTACTTCTGGCACGGTACGGCGTACCGGCAGGTCCGCGAGATCGTCGACCGGTTCCGGCCGGACTGCGTCCACCTGCACACGCACGGCGAGTTCAGCCCGGCCGTGCTGCCCGCGACGGCCGGTCGGCCCCGCCTGCTCACCGTGCACGGCCCGGAGGACTGGACGCTGAACCTGCTGCGCTGGAACCTGGCCAGCGCCACCGGGCGGGGCGGGCTCTCCGCCGGGGACCGGGCCCGGTACGCGTACCTCCGGTTCGTCCAGCGCCCGGCCTACCGGGCCCGGCTGCGGCACGTCGACCGGATCCTCACCCCGAGCCGGTTCTTCGCCGACAGCGTGGCCGACGACGTCGGCACCGCCCGCACCCACGTTCTTCCCAACGGCATTCCGCGTACGGCGTCCCCGACGCCCGTCCGGGACAGCACGCACGTCCTGTTCGTCGGCCGCCTCGAACACGTCAAGGGCGTCGACGTGCTGCTCCGCGCGTTCCGCCAGGTCGTCGCCGAGCATCCGGCGGCCCGGCTGACCGTGGTCGGCGACGGCGCCGACCGGGCCCGGCTGGAGGCCGAGAACGCCGACCTGGGCGTGACCTTCACCGGCTGGCTCCCCGCCGAGGGCGTCGCCGAGCGGGTCGCCGCGAGCTCGGTGGTGGTGCTGCCGTCGCTCTGGCCGGAGAACTTCCCGACCGTGGCGCTGGAAGCCCTGCAGGCCGGCCGCGCGCTGGTCGCCTCCCGGGTCGGCGGGCTGCCCGAGCTGATCGGCCCGGACAACGGCCTGCTGGTCCCGCCGGGCGACCCCGACGCGCTGGCCACGGCGCTGAACATGCTGCTCGGGCGGCCCGAGGTGCTGGCCGGGCTGGGCGCCGGGTCGGCCGCGCGCGCCGCCCGGTACGACGCGGACACCTTCCTCGATCTCCTGGAACACCACTACGAAGAGGTATGCGCGTGA
- a CDS encoding lipopolysaccharide biosynthesis protein — protein MSHAQVMERVGLRDRIGELRHDPLVQNSVFLMLITALGAGSGFVFWLIVARLYPTAQVGQASSLLSSVALLSYFSLFGFSTSVIRFLPTSRNPAEDTSTSISAVTVCSVVINFGYVVIGPWLAHDLGFIHDSITHVLLFVLLAGGAAVNLLTDSIFVAARATKANLLINGVLMSVAKLALPAVAVSFGAFGIFAASGVASTLAAVVSIVVIRRHLRIRVRAHISWTALRTMLNYSLSSYLSGALNLIPQIALPIIVLHQLGPVIAAVYFVAFQISNLVSSASYAIGESTFAEGAHESRSLRALAKRSAGLMAAVTVTAVLLVTALAEPILRLFGAEYADTGTTTLIMFTVASLAVAFNTWTSFLLRVTNQLQSLLVANIAYLITVLGLAVWMVPQGLNWAAIAWGAGNLVSGLVAAIALMGPPFGNVNWDE, from the coding sequence ATGAGCCACGCCCAGGTCATGGAGCGGGTCGGACTGCGCGACCGGATCGGCGAGCTGCGCCACGACCCGCTGGTGCAGAACTCGGTCTTCCTGATGCTGATCACCGCGCTCGGCGCGGGCTCCGGCTTCGTCTTCTGGCTGATCGTGGCCCGGCTCTACCCCACCGCGCAGGTCGGGCAGGCGTCGTCGCTGCTCTCCAGCGTCGCGCTGCTCTCCTACTTCAGCCTGTTCGGCTTCAGCACCTCGGTGATCCGGTTCCTGCCGACCAGCCGGAACCCCGCCGAGGACACCAGCACCTCGATCTCCGCGGTCACCGTCTGCAGCGTCGTGATCAATTTCGGGTACGTGGTGATCGGCCCCTGGCTGGCCCACGACCTGGGCTTCATCCACGACTCGATCACGCACGTGCTGCTCTTCGTGCTGCTCGCCGGGGGCGCCGCGGTCAACCTGCTGACCGACTCGATCTTCGTGGCGGCCCGGGCCACCAAGGCGAACCTGCTGATCAACGGCGTCCTGATGAGCGTCGCCAAGCTGGCCCTGCCGGCCGTGGCGGTCTCCTTCGGCGCCTTCGGGATCTTCGCGGCCAGCGGCGTCGCCTCCACGCTCGCCGCGGTCGTCAGCATCGTGGTGATCCGCCGGCACCTGCGCATCCGGGTCCGCGCGCACATCTCCTGGACCGCGCTGCGGACCATGCTCAACTACTCGCTGAGCAGCTACCTCTCCGGCGCGCTGAACCTGATCCCGCAGATCGCCCTGCCGATCATCGTGTTGCACCAGCTGGGGCCGGTGATCGCGGCGGTCTACTTCGTGGCGTTCCAGATCTCGAACCTGGTCAGCTCGGCGTCGTACGCGATCGGCGAGTCGACGTTCGCCGAGGGCGCGCACGAGAGCCGCTCGCTGCGGGCCCTGGCCAAACGCTCGGCCGGGCTGATGGCGGCGGTCACCGTCACCGCCGTTCTGCTCGTGACGGCGCTGGCCGAGCCGATCCTGCGGCTGTTCGGCGCGGAGTACGCCGACACCGGCACCACCACGCTGATCATGTTCACCGTGGCGTCGCTGGCCGTCGCGTTCAACACCTGGACCAGCTTCCTGCTCCGGGTGACCAATCAACTGCAGTCCCTGCTGGTGGCGAACATCGCGTACCTGATCACGGTGCTCGGCCTCGCCGTCTGGATGGTGCCGCAGGGACTGAACTGGGCGGCCATCGCCTGGGGCGCCGGCAACCTGGTCAGCGGCCTGGTGGCCGCGATCGCCCTGATGGGCCCGCCGTTCGGCAACGTCAACTGGGACGAGTGA
- a CDS encoding glycosyltransferase family 4 protein has translation MKVLLVSHYFPPHLGGIENVVAEQARHLAAAGAEVVVLTTGRPGGIERLSDGVRVLRVPAWDGLQQRAGIPFPVPGPRLLTSALRWARWADVVHVHDGAYLTSWAAGLAAAVTRTPMVMHQHVAIVDHPATVVRLVQQAVWGTAGRLMLRRAERVFVLNDSVAAFVESYGGRVEHLPNGVDTTLFTPLGDKDLARKRLGLPADRVLVLFAGRLVPKKGYDLLTAAAGPEYDLVFAGEGHDGVPASGPGVHHLGRLDPVRLAEAYRASDVFALPSTSEGFPLTVQEAMACGLPVVTTDDPGYASYRLDRERVRLLPRDAAVLRATLAELAGDPALRDRMGRWSHSYATGNFSWPAHVGVLLDRYPATREVVGRG, from the coding sequence GTGAAGGTTCTGCTGGTCAGCCACTACTTCCCGCCGCACCTCGGCGGCATCGAGAACGTGGTCGCCGAACAGGCCCGGCACCTGGCCGCGGCCGGCGCCGAGGTGGTCGTGCTGACCACCGGACGGCCGGGCGGCATCGAGCGGCTCAGCGACGGCGTCCGGGTGCTCCGGGTGCCGGCCTGGGACGGCCTGCAGCAGCGGGCCGGGATCCCGTTCCCGGTGCCGGGTCCGCGGCTGCTGACCTCGGCGCTGCGCTGGGCGCGCTGGGCCGACGTGGTCCACGTGCACGACGGCGCCTACCTGACCTCGTGGGCGGCCGGGCTCGCGGCCGCGGTGACCCGCACCCCGATGGTGATGCACCAGCACGTGGCGATCGTCGACCACCCGGCGACCGTGGTGCGGCTGGTCCAGCAGGCGGTGTGGGGCACCGCCGGGCGGCTGATGCTGCGCCGCGCCGAGCGGGTCTTCGTCCTCAATGACTCGGTCGCGGCTTTTGTCGAGAGTTACGGCGGCCGCGTCGAGCACCTGCCGAACGGCGTCGACACCACCCTGTTCACGCCGCTCGGTGACAAAGACCTGGCCCGGAAGCGGCTGGGTCTCCCGGCGGACCGGGTGCTGGTGCTCTTCGCCGGGCGGCTGGTGCCCAAGAAGGGGTACGACCTGCTCACCGCGGCCGCCGGCCCGGAGTACGACCTGGTCTTCGCCGGCGAGGGGCACGACGGGGTGCCGGCCTCCGGACCCGGGGTGCACCACCTCGGGCGGCTCGACCCGGTCCGGCTCGCCGAGGCGTACCGGGCAAGTGATGTCTTCGCTCTTCCCTCGACCTCCGAGGGCTTTCCGCTGACGGTTCAGGAGGCAATGGCGTGCGGCCTGCCCGTGGTCACCACCGACGATCCGGGGTACGCCTCCTACCGGCTCGACCGGGAGCGGGTCCGCCTGCTGCCCCGGGACGCCGCCGTGCTCCGGGCGACGCTCGCCGAGCTGGCCGGCGATCCGGCGCTCCGGGACCGGATGGGCCGGTGGTCGCACTCGTACGCGACCGGCAACTTCTCCTGGCCGGCGCACGTCGGCGTGCTGCTGGACCGGTACCCGGCCACCCGCGAGGTGGTGGGGCGGGGATGA
- a CDS encoding DUF2206 domain-containing protein, whose amino-acid sequence MTSTLVGERTRIIHPSRHRSSTQELLGRQARRLGRQWPLLLITLVAALLEMLPVPVVVHAVAGLWLLFGAPIVLGYPLADRVLSTREGRLILAIGGAVLGDIVVALLVNTVLPWAGVVRPLTRIPLTLASVLFIVVLAVLSPAPARWVRPRMMPGLPPVLYLGGLALVLSIAAPIRLNNGLGSGVAIAALLAVAGLITFLFVRRRKHLPAVTGAGIFFVALSLVLITSLRGWYITGHDIQREYGVFQLTFDAGHWNIAAFRDAYNACLSINLFPTSVAQLTGISGVYVFKVVIPVLFAVAPVALYRTVRHTAPQSIAVLSAVYFVAFPTFFTDMAFLGRQEIAFLLLGCLLLLLADTGRPLRDRRIASTVLLVGIVLSHYSTTYVILGIFGLAWSLGLVWRLVARRRGGFGRFSAPKLITWWMIVVGAVAAVLWTGPATDTGQQARITATATVLELFGKKSATGSSDTGYSLFGGEKITTADRLTDYAATTEARTEKARSEGDYLPLSAIDKFPITAAEQANMPLTAIGRMLAGTGLDVVGLNTLIRLSVARLLQVLLLLGVIVTVFARRPVFRPSSDQVLMSLGSLGLIAILTVLPELSVDYGVLRAFQQGLFFFAPFIAAASVWAFRWAGKRATGLAFGMALVLFLDLVGVVPKLLGGYPPQLHLANAGQYYDIYYLHPEERAAITWIHDHASEVEREQVQSEVQTDRYTFGRAESLLPGRADHDIYPTLIGADTYVFLGFTTVRKDESTVFYRGDLVTYQYPIGLLDATKNKVYSSEGSEVYR is encoded by the coding sequence ATGACCAGCACCCTGGTGGGCGAGCGGACCCGGATCATCCACCCGAGCCGGCACCGGTCGTCGACCCAGGAACTCCTCGGGCGGCAGGCCCGGCGGCTCGGCCGGCAGTGGCCGCTGCTGCTGATCACGCTGGTCGCGGCGCTGCTCGAGATGCTGCCGGTGCCGGTCGTGGTGCACGCGGTGGCCGGGCTCTGGCTGCTGTTCGGCGCGCCGATCGTGCTCGGCTACCCGCTGGCCGACCGGGTGCTGTCGACCCGGGAGGGCCGGCTGATCCTGGCGATCGGCGGCGCGGTGCTCGGCGACATCGTGGTGGCGCTGCTGGTCAACACGGTGCTGCCGTGGGCCGGCGTGGTGCGGCCGCTCACCCGGATCCCGCTGACGTTGGCATCGGTGCTGTTCATCGTCGTGCTCGCGGTGCTGTCGCCGGCCCCGGCGCGCTGGGTCCGCCCGCGGATGATGCCGGGCCTGCCACCGGTCCTCTACCTGGGCGGGCTGGCCCTGGTGCTCTCGATCGCCGCGCCGATCCGGCTCAACAACGGGCTGGGCAGCGGGGTCGCGATCGCCGCGCTGCTGGCCGTCGCCGGGTTGATCACGTTCCTGTTCGTGCGCCGCCGCAAGCATCTGCCCGCGGTCACCGGCGCCGGGATCTTCTTCGTCGCGCTGTCCCTGGTGCTGATCACCTCGCTGCGCGGCTGGTACATCACCGGGCACGACATCCAGCGCGAGTACGGGGTCTTCCAGCTCACCTTCGACGCCGGGCACTGGAACATCGCGGCCTTCCGGGACGCGTACAACGCCTGCCTGAGCATCAACCTGTTCCCCACCTCGGTCGCGCAGCTCACCGGCATCTCCGGGGTCTACGTCTTCAAGGTCGTCATCCCGGTGCTGTTCGCGGTCGCTCCGGTGGCGCTCTACCGGACCGTCCGGCACACCGCCCCGCAGTCGATCGCGGTGCTGTCGGCGGTCTACTTCGTGGCCTTCCCGACGTTCTTCACCGACATGGCCTTCCTGGGCCGGCAGGAGATCGCGTTCCTGCTGCTCGGCTGCCTGCTGTTGCTGCTCGCGGACACCGGGCGGCCGTTGCGGGACCGGCGGATCGCGAGCACCGTGCTCCTGGTCGGCATCGTGCTGTCGCACTACTCCACGACGTACGTAATCCTCGGCATTTTTGGTTTGGCCTGGTCTTTGGGTCTGGTCTGGCGGCTGGTCGCGCGGCGCCGGGGCGGCTTCGGCCGGTTCTCCGCGCCCAAGCTGATCACCTGGTGGATGATCGTCGTCGGCGCGGTCGCCGCCGTCCTCTGGACCGGCCCGGCCACCGACACCGGTCAGCAGGCCCGGATCACCGCCACCGCGACCGTGCTGGAGCTGTTCGGCAAGAAGTCGGCGACCGGGTCCTCGGACACCGGTTACAGCCTCTTCGGCGGTGAGAAGATCACCACGGCGGATCGGCTCACCGATTACGCGGCGACGACCGAGGCGCGGACCGAGAAGGCCCGCTCCGAGGGCGACTATCTGCCGTTGAGCGCCATCGACAAGTTCCCGATCACCGCCGCTGAGCAGGCGAACATGCCGCTCACCGCGATCGGGCGGATGCTGGCCGGAACCGGTCTGGACGTCGTCGGGCTGAACACCCTGATCCGGCTGTCGGTGGCCCGGCTGCTGCAGGTGCTGTTGCTGCTCGGCGTGATCGTGACCGTTTTCGCCCGGCGCCCGGTGTTCCGGCCGAGCTCCGATCAGGTGTTGATGAGTCTCGGCTCGCTGGGCCTGATCGCGATCCTCACCGTGCTGCCCGAGCTCTCCGTCGACTACGGCGTGCTGCGCGCCTTCCAGCAGGGCCTGTTCTTCTTCGCGCCGTTCATCGCGGCGGCGTCCGTCTGGGCCTTCCGCTGGGCCGGGAAACGGGCCACCGGGCTGGCCTTCGGGATGGCCCTGGTGCTCTTCCTCGACCTGGTCGGCGTGGTGCCCAAGCTGCTCGGCGGGTATCCGCCGCAGCTGCACCTGGCCAACGCCGGGCAGTACTACGACATCTACTACCTGCACCCGGAGGAACGGGCCGCGATCACCTGGATCCACGACCACGCCTCCGAGGTGGAGCGCGAGCAGGTGCAGTCCGAGGTCCAGACCGACCGGTACACCTTCGGCCGGGCGGAGAGCCTGCTGCCGGGCCGGGCCGACCACGACATCTATCCCACCCTGATCGGCGCGGACACCTACGTCTTCCTCGGCTTCACCACCGTCCGCAAGGACGAGTCGACCGTGTTCTACCGCGGTGACCTGGTCACCTACCAGTATCCGATCGGGCTCCTGGACGCCACCAAGAACAAGGTCTACAGCAGCGAGGGCTCGGAGGTGTACCGGTGA
- a CDS encoding polysaccharide deacetylase family protein — MTNSSNPPRVVVTTSWDDGHRLDPKLAELLDRYGVVGTFYISPRNIEFAPGDHLSHQGVRELGERHEIGGHTLSHQRLPLITDAAAEEEIRAGKDEVEQIIGAPVRTFCYPRGEYHATHVQQVKDAGFGLARTVRRHSLGIGDPFEAVTTVNAYAHRVDVPQVLQMAEFNPFTAGKLFLNWDDFAIAWFEKCLREGGVYHLWGHSWEVEARGDWQRLERVLDHISRRPGVEYVANAALIPSEN; from the coding sequence GTGACCAACTCCTCGAACCCGCCTCGCGTCGTGGTGACCACGAGCTGGGACGACGGGCACCGGCTGGACCCGAAGCTGGCGGAGCTGCTGGACCGGTACGGCGTCGTCGGCACGTTCTACATCTCCCCGCGCAACATCGAGTTCGCCCCCGGTGACCACCTCAGCCACCAGGGCGTCCGGGAGCTCGGCGAACGGCACGAGATCGGCGGCCACACCCTCTCCCACCAGCGGCTCCCGTTGATCACCGACGCCGCGGCGGAGGAGGAGATCCGGGCCGGCAAGGACGAGGTCGAGCAGATCATCGGCGCCCCGGTGCGGACGTTCTGCTACCCGCGCGGCGAGTACCACGCGACGCACGTCCAGCAGGTCAAGGACGCCGGCTTCGGCCTGGCCCGGACCGTGCGCCGGCACTCGCTCGGGATCGGCGACCCGTTCGAGGCGGTGACCACGGTGAACGCGTACGCGCACCGGGTCGACGTCCCGCAGGTGCTGCAGATGGCCGAGTTCAACCCGTTCACCGCCGGCAAGCTGTTCCTGAACTGGGACGACTTCGCCATCGCGTGGTTCGAGAAGTGCCTGCGCGAGGGCGGCGTCTACCACCTGTGGGGACACAGCTGGGAGGTCGAGGCCCGCGGCGACTGGCAGCGGCTGGAGCGCGTCCTCGACCACATCAGCCGCCGGCCCGGCGTCGAGTACGTCGCCAACGCCGCGCTGATCCCCAGCGAGAACTGA
- a CDS encoding glycosyltransferase family 2 protein: MRTLSIVIPAFNEAENLPPLMSTIPLRELEAAGWRTEIVVVDNNSTDGTGELAQRLGARVVHQPERGYGNAYHAGLNAASGDVIATGDADCTYPFDALPGLLTEFHKHELEFMTTNRLLPSNRQAMKVSHTVANHFLSGISRTLFRNDVRDSQSGMWIFRRYVWERLNVKSGGMAFSQEIKNAAITAGFRYSEMPIEYRPRGGEVKLNALPDGVANLRQLFEHRFRKTLGVPVVGHHQRPQHEDASAGRLGAV; the protein is encoded by the coding sequence ATGAGAACGCTTTCGATTGTCATCCCTGCCTTCAACGAGGCGGAGAACCTACCCCCGTTGATGTCGACCATTCCGCTGCGCGAGCTCGAGGCCGCCGGCTGGCGGACCGAGATCGTGGTGGTGGACAACAACTCCACCGACGGCACCGGCGAGCTGGCCCAGCGCCTCGGTGCCCGGGTCGTCCACCAGCCCGAACGTGGCTACGGGAACGCGTACCACGCCGGTCTGAACGCCGCCTCCGGTGACGTGATCGCCACCGGGGACGCCGACTGCACCTACCCGTTCGACGCCCTGCCCGGCCTGCTCACCGAATTCCACAAGCACGAGCTGGAGTTCATGACGACGAACCGGCTGCTGCCCAGCAACCGGCAGGCGATGAAGGTCTCGCACACCGTCGCCAACCACTTCCTCAGCGGGATCAGCCGCACGCTGTTCCGCAACGACGTGCGGGACTCGCAGTCCGGCATGTGGATCTTCCGGCGGTACGTCTGGGAGCGGCTGAACGTGAAGTCCGGCGGCATGGCGTTCTCCCAGGAGATCAAGAACGCGGCGATCACCGCGGGCTTCCGCTACTCCGAGATGCCGATCGAGTACCGCCCGCGCGGCGGCGAGGTCAAGCTGAACGCGCTGCCGGACGGGGTGGCCAACCTGCGCCAGCTGTTCGAGCACCGGTTCCGCAAGACCCTGGGCGTCCCGGTGGTGGGACACCACCAGCGGCCGCAGCACGAGGACGCGTCGGCCGGGCGCCTGGGCGCCGTGTGA
- a CDS encoding glycosyltransferase family 4 protein, with translation MTAILLATPYYPPNLGGVQQYVWNLARQLRKRHDWRVVVVTTAEPGVAYRREVDADGVTVHRLPSLRRISNTPVGTGWTGAIRRIIRDEKIDLVNAHGPVPLFADLARRAAGDVPFVLTYHAGRMRKGSLAPDLVLATYEGMLLASTVRRSQELICASEHVGDDLPKLFSGRQTVIEPGADLDLFRRTPVPPEQRIVFSASLEKATAYKGLADLLHAVARLAPSLPDVHLEVAGSGTAEQDYHELARRLGISERVTFAGYLSGERLAEAYRRARVLCLPTHFDNYPTVIVEAMATGRPIVATRVGAIPMFVSEGGSGLLNEPGDIDALTGSLRTVLTDYDLAARLGATGADFVAANLSWQHQSDRHVAVFQRAMAGGRTVSRTEASRQG, from the coding sequence GTGACCGCGATCCTTCTGGCCACCCCGTACTACCCGCCGAACCTGGGCGGGGTCCAGCAGTACGTCTGGAACCTCGCCCGCCAGCTGCGCAAACGGCACGACTGGCGGGTCGTCGTGGTGACCACCGCGGAGCCCGGCGTCGCCTACCGCCGGGAGGTCGACGCGGACGGGGTGACCGTGCACCGGTTGCCGTCGCTGCGGCGGATCTCGAACACCCCGGTCGGCACCGGCTGGACCGGCGCGATCCGCCGGATCATCCGGGACGAGAAGATCGACCTGGTCAACGCGCACGGGCCGGTCCCGCTCTTCGCCGACCTGGCCCGGCGGGCGGCCGGCGACGTGCCGTTCGTGCTGACCTATCACGCCGGGCGGATGCGCAAGGGCAGCCTCGCGCCCGACCTGGTCCTCGCGACCTACGAGGGCATGCTGCTGGCCAGCACCGTCCGGCGGTCGCAGGAGCTGATCTGCGCCTCCGAGCACGTCGGCGATGACCTGCCGAAACTCTTCTCCGGGCGGCAGACGGTGATCGAGCCCGGGGCCGACCTGGACCTGTTCCGGCGCACCCCGGTGCCGCCGGAGCAGCGGATCGTGTTCTCCGCCTCGCTGGAGAAGGCGACCGCGTACAAGGGGCTGGCCGACCTGCTGCACGCCGTGGCGCGGCTCGCCCCGAGCCTGCCGGACGTGCACCTCGAAGTGGCCGGCAGCGGCACCGCCGAGCAGGACTACCACGAGCTGGCGCGGCGGCTGGGGATCAGCGAGCGGGTCACCTTCGCCGGCTATCTGAGCGGGGAACGGCTGGCCGAGGCGTACCGGCGGGCCCGGGTGCTCTGCCTGCCGACGCACTTCGACAACTACCCCACCGTGATCGTCGAGGCGATGGCGACCGGCCGCCCGATCGTCGCCACCCGGGTCGGCGCGATCCCGATGTTCGTCAGCGAGGGCGGCAGCGGGCTGCTGAACGAGCCGGGCGACATCGACGCGCTCACCGGCTCGCTGCGGACCGTGCTCACCGATTACGACCTGGCGGCCCGCCTCGGCGCGACCGGCGCCGACTTCGTCGCGGCGAACCTGTCCTGGCAGCACCAGTCCGACCGGCACGTCGCCGTCTTCCAGCGCGCGATGGCCGGCGGCCGCACCGTCTCCCGGACCGAGGCCTCCCGCCAGGGGTGA